In the Arachis hypogaea cultivar Tifrunner chromosome 20, arahy.Tifrunner.gnm2.J5K5, whole genome shotgun sequence genome, ATGTTGTCAGTGCCAGAATCTTTCGGGTACCGATTTGGTATttaccttttttatattttaacagagACCTCACTTACTACTCTCTAGGTGAGTTAGCCACATTGTCGCACCATCGGACGCCATTCTCCCTCACTTGAGAGAGGCTGGGTTTGGTGACACGGTGCAGCTCAGGAACTTTGTGTTCGACAACACCCTGATTACTATATTCGTAGAGCATTGGCATCTAGAGACCCACATTTTTCACCTGTCTTGGAGGTGAGTGCACTATCATCTTGCAGGATATTGCGTATCACCTTGGGTTACACACTGACGAAGAGCCAGTGGGTGGGTGCTTACGTAACTTCTAGACATGGTACCAGCACCCAACGTGGGGTTGGTAGAGGAGCTCCTCGGTGCTAGGCCTCGACATACTCAGCAGCAAGGGCGCAGCGAAGGAGTTGTTTTCCATCAAGCTGACATATCTTAGGGACAGAGTACATCATATCCCTTCTGGTACATCATATCAAGAGATGTTACATCCTGTTGCTAATCGGGAGTTACCTGATAACAAATAAGTCAAACAACCAGGTCCATATCAGGTGTCTTCCATTGTTGGCCGACTTCAAGATGAGTCGCAGTATGTCTTGGGGATCCACTGTGCTTGCATGGGCGTACCACTCATTATGCTCTATAGCACATCAATCCACCATTGATATTGCTGGATGCATGTCACTACTGGTGTTATGGATATATCATCGATTTTAAGAGTGGTGCCCATCTGAGAGGTAGATTCCAAGGTTTCCAACGACCGTGAGATATATCATTTTATATATGGTTTTTCTCTTGTCATTCatagtaatttaattttattttgggtGAATATCCATCTCGATCCTTGATAAGTTCTTCGAAGGACTACGTGTCTCCCAAGAAAAGAAATATCAATTTCGGTCATTGATAATTAACTTTATAAGACTAGTTAGTCCTTCTATCAATGATCTTTtttcagaacaagcttatgtgacacgttaattactaatatatcctctatttaatttttataagtaaaaatcatttaaaaatcactaatatttcttaattttacacAATAAATTTAGTCAATGTATTTgaaaaaagtaacaaaaaaaactaacaattacCTCGAAAAGATAACGAGACTCCCAACAAAAAAGAATTTGCTAATCTTTTGTTGGCTTTTAACGGATAAATCAACAATTTAATATGCTATGTAGACTTATTCCGTTAATATAGAGAAAAAAATTGACAGTAGGGCTAATCAGTCTCACAGAAATAAAGTTCAAGGcccaaaaaagatattttttattgagaGTCTCGTTGTCTTTCAAGATAACTATCAGGAGccgtttatgatttttttttttctctttttattttgcatcaaGTGATGCATTGCTTGTTATTATTGCATATGTCCACAGGTTGATAGGTATGGCTGACACAACCAATAGATAAGACCCCATAACTACAATAATGAAATACATGACACAACTAGGTATCCTCTGTGGGCTTATTGGGACACCCTTTCCGAGTATGGCCTGTTTGTTTGCATAGCCCACACCTTTTCTCTGCACGTTCAACCTCATCTATCTCATTATGAAATCTTGTAGAAACTGGTCTCCCAGTTACTTTCTTATGTATGGCGGGATTAGGACGCAAACATGTCCCATACCACTCCAGCCATAGCTTCTAATTTTGTATCGCCGGGAACTCTACCTCATGGATTTGCCTCCTCTGaagttgttcatttactttagagAGAAAAGTAACGCAATCTAAGCCATTGATAATATAAATGGTTCTGatcatcttaaataaataaataataagtaaaTGCATTAAAAGAACTTTAAAAATCGTGCGAATAGCAGCTTCGTAGCTTCCAAGACCGcgtgattttttctttttatttcatcttctttttattttatttagttttttctttctttttcttcaaaaaaaaattatttttgattctattttttcacaatatttaattatctttttatgtttattatcaTATTCTTTCAtgatattattgttattttggttatcttttttttgtcttctataACTTACATTTAAAGTTTTGTCATGAAAGAGATTAATAATGATCACTagtaatctttcttttttttttttaatcctgaataattttttgaaaaataggataaaaaaataaaattaatcaatttaaattgggtcaaaaaatatttttttattttttattttaatataaaaaaatactcatGTAAATGTACTAAATCTTTTTTAGACAAATGTActcaaattttttgtttatacttAAAATAAGAATCTAATTGAGAACAAACTAAAGAGTGTTTAGAATAACTAATGATGTGATGTTGGTTTAATAGATCTctaataaatttatattgatatacattaaaaattgagtatatcaatataaaaatataaataaatcaattttaaatttttaatgtatatcaatataaatttattagAAATCTATTAAACCAACATCACATCATTAGTTATTCTAAACACTCTTTAGTTTGTTCTCAATTAGATTCTTATTTTAAGTATAAACACAAAAATTTGAATACATTTGTCTAAAAAAGATTTAGTACATTTACAtgagtattttttatattaaaataaaaaataaaaaaaaaacatttttggacccaatttaaattgattaattttattttttttatcctatttttcaaaaaattattcaagattaaaaaaaagaaagattactAGTGATCACTATTAATCTCTTTCATGACAAAACTTTAAATGTAAGTtatagaagacaaaaaaaaaagataaccaaaataacaataatatcaTGAAAGAATatgataataaaacataaaaagataattaaatattgtgaaaaaatggaaccgaaaataattttttttatgaaaaagaaagaaaaaactaaataaaatagaaaggagatgaaataaaaagaaaaaatcacgCGGTCTTGAAAGCTAGGAAGCTGCTGTTCGCACGATTTTTAAAGTTCTTTTAATGCAtttacttattatttatttatttaagatgatCAGAACCATTTATATTATCAATGGCTTAGATTGCGTTACTTTTCTctctaaagtaaatgaacaacttCGGAGCCAAATCCCTACCTCATACACCTTGAACACTGCCTCTTATATATACACTGGATGAACATATCTCTCCCACTCGATACTTGCAGCGGCACAAGCAGTAAGTGCATGACGACACAGGAAATGAAGTGACTGGAAAGGACCATAGTCACATGTGCCCACACTCAAACACTGAGGCCCTCCTATTGCGACGTGTTACCCACATCTTTGGAATTTTCTCCCTATTTTTCTCAATACCAGCTAGCAGCCACTGAGAAAACTGATTACCGGCGGTCAATTATGCCTATGCCTCCCTATCCTTCATGACAAACAACTGTTGTAGCCTCTCGTAAGTACATCTAACAATGGATGAAATCGGTAAATACCGCGTACCCTTCAAAGCTGCATTCATGCACTCGGAGAGCTTTGTTGTCATGTGCCCAAGCCTGCGACCGCTATCACAATGTTATAAccatattttcttgttgaatCTACTGACCCAGTCTGACATCTTATGGGATTAAAATGGAATCGGTAGACATTCATCCCAAAATAATTATGATAAACAAGAATATAGTTTAGACATTGAATAATGGCTTACAAATATCTGAGATTCTATCGGAGGACAACACGGAAATTCCAAGGACAACTTGCTGCATATTGCCTGCAATGCACATGGTACTTTGATCGATCCGACTCCACGACTCTGTACTCAACACTTCTTCAAATGCTGTAATTCTTCACACCTAGCATGACAACCTCCCTGTTTTTGAATATGTGATCAATGCAAAATTCTACACCACTGTATGTATTGTAATCGTCTCTACCTATATTGGAAATGGAGTTTTCTCATGCATCGTGTCCAGATCCAATGTATGATAGTGGCTGAGTACAACTGATAATTTTGGAATTGATTTTGGGACAGAAAGAAAATATCGAACTATTTCACCGATAGGATTCTCTGGTACAAATTTCtgctcatcatcatcctcaaaagAACCATTTTTGTTGCTATCAGCAACATACTCTTCATCCGACTTCTCACTGTCCATGTCCATGTGTACTCCAGGACTAGCACAGTGCAAAGGGAGTGATGCAAGAGGTGGGTCATCTTGGAGAAAATTCGAGGCCCAGAACCACTACCACCAACATTACCAACCTCCgcagaaagctccatcacttATTCAGCCATGATTCTCCCGTAGATATTAAACATCAGGCGCACATGCTTATCACCATTGAGTCAAAAAATACAAAACCAAAATACTCGATTTTTCATCGGTGCTAGCAACCTATATCTAACTTTTCCAATCTCCTTTGTCCCATTAGCACTGAGACTTGTCAATATCAGACTTTGTAACTCAGACAAAGAACTTAGTCTCTAAGTGCGCAAAAGAATAGGACTATCACACTCAAACATAACTTCATTGTCATTGTTTTTAATATGATAATTGggatacatacatacaacaataTATCCACTACAACTAGATACTTTTACTAGATTTATTAAAAGAATGGAAAAGAAGAAGCAAAATGTTTGTGGAGAAGACTAATACTTATAGATCCTTTTATAGCTGGTCAAAATTTCTCGTAGTCTATCTCGTTTAGAGTGTAAATGATATAGTTTTTTACGTATCTCGTTTATATACTGTAAACAAGATATGTGTAGTGCATCCTCTCTCATGTACCACGTGTGCAAACATGATATGTTCAACGCAAAACgtatcttatctcgtttatattgtATGAGCAGCGAGCAGCGAGCAGTTGTGATTAGCGACTAGCGATAGGAAAATGAGACACAATTGTGGGCGAGAGGCGCGGAGACAAGGCTGATGTGAGACACCACTACTATGTGTGTATGTTCTTATGCTTGACCGCAAGGAGAGAAGCGAGCCACTGCGAAGCACAGACTGGCGACAAACAACACAGAAGTTGGCAGATGTAGTGGACCCCGCAAGAAGACGCACGACCATACGGTGTTAGCGACAGTGACTCTGTGAGAGTGGAAAGGTTGAGACGCCGTTTTGGTTCATTTTAAAGTGAGAAAGTGTGAGAGTGCGTTGGGAGGGAGATTAAGGTTAGTATGGATGGATTGTTCAGAtagaatttgattaattaattaaaaattccaCCTATATATGTACATTAATAAGATTATCATAACAGGAAAACACAACGACCACTTTAGCATTATTttttgttacggcctggcccaaaccctCCACAGGTCGGCCCGACCCGAGCgccacccgacccgaacggtcaAGGGTGAGGTGCCCCGCAACCGACTCGGACACGCGTCCCAGACAGCTCACTTACAGCTGTGGGAGAACGTCTCGAAAAAAGTGGGTCTGTCCTTGTAGGGCCCACTTCTGacacagtatataaggggaaggttttacccttcccccaaggtacgtcacacatcACTCTCCCCCCTTTTCGCCTGCACATTACTGACtaaagcatcggagtgtctttgcaggtgacaccccccctCTACAAGAAGTGCTCGGGACCCCGCCTACACCAGACCAGTAGTTCACGATGAGACGAGATCCCTTATCACCAACCAGCATACCAACCCGATCCGTCCagtacccgacctaccgaacattggcaCCGTCTGTGGGGACTCGTCCATGGACTTCGTGGTGGTCCAAGGTGAGACAGCCCACGAGGCCGAGCCCGTAGGGGACCCCGCCGCGACTACTCCCTGGCAACGCACAGGATCCCCTCCGAGACACACAACACAACCTCACGAGAGACGCCCCTTCGGGAGAACTGGCGACAACCACACCAGAATAATACAAGAGCTACGCCACAGAATGCAAGACTTGGAACATCGGCTGGCGGAAAGAGAACACGATTAGCACACCCCAGAACAAAGCCACTCCCGCTCCCACTCAAGGAGCCACTCCAGACGCACGCCCAGCCCTCAAGCTGAGTCCGAGAGCGTTGGGGAAAGGGGACGCGCGAGAAGACGCCATGACCCCGTCATTTATGCCAGGCATGAGAGGCGGCGTACAACAGATCGCGGAACCGAAGACGCCCGTGGGGAGAACGACGAAGGGAGAACGACGAGAACACGAGGACCGTGATAATGGGGGCGACCCCATTTTATCGTTCCATACTCGAAGTCCGGCTGCCAAAATATTTTGACAAGCCCacggacatgaggtatgacgGAACGCAAGACCCTCTGGAGCACCTCatggccttcgaggccaggatgaacctggaggGAGTGGGGGACGAGGTAAGATGCCGCGCTTTCCCGGTCACCCTGGCAGGACCTGCAATACGGTGGTTCAATAACCTCCCGCAAGACTCGGTGACCAGCTTCGCGGACATCAGCCATGCCTTCTTAGCCCAATTCACGACCAGAATTGCAAAGGCGAAACACTCAATCAACCTACTTGGGGTGACCCAACGACCCGACGAGTCGACCAGGAAATACCTAGACAGATTCAACGACGAGTGCCTGGAAATCGACGGGCTGACAGACTCAGTGGCAAGCCTGTGTTTGACGAACGGACTCCTGAACGAGGACTTCAGAAAGCACCTCACTACGAAGCCAGTATGGACAATGCAGGAAATCCAATGTGTGGCTAAGGAGTACATTAATGACGAAGAAGTCAGCCGGGTCGTGCCTGCCAATAAACGGCAACCCCCTACACCCAAACCCGGCACCAAGAGGGCGGAGAAAGGCGAAAGGAACACGCCAGGGACGGCGGTCCGAGCAAAACACCAAGGCCGTTTCCCCGAGTCGGgaagttcaccaactacacccccctGGTGGCACCAATCGTGGAAGTTTACCAACAAATAGCCGAGAAAGGAATATTGTCGAAACCCCGACCTCTGAAGGACCGAACAGGAGGAAACAAGAGCCTTTATTGCGAATATCACAAGGGGTACGGacacaagacccaagactgcttcgACCTGAAGGATGCGCTAGAGCAAGCAATCAGGGATGGGAAGTTCACCAAATTCTCCCACCTCATTAGAGAGCCAAGGAGACGGAATCGCGACCACGAAGGCGAAGACAGGCCCCGGGTGATAAGGCAACGCCAAGAACCGGAGGGAGACGACCACGGCCTCACGGTGGTGAACGTGGTAACTGCCAGGAATTCGGCCCCGAGGTCGAAAGCGGCACAGAAGAAAGACGCCAGGATCCTGGCCGTCTCCTCCTCATCTGCGAGAAATTCCCGGAggctcccatccatctcctttgGTCCCGAAGACCAGTGGTTTGACGAGATACTGGAAAGTCCCCCTATGGTCATTACGACCAGAGTCGGAACCGGCCTCGTCAAGCGGATCCTCGTGGAAACGGGGGcagactcaaacatcatgttccgcaacgtATTTGACGCCCTGGGGCTGCGTGACACCGACCTAGTGACCCACAGTACAGTGTGGTAGGAttaggcgaccacttcatcaagccggaCGGGATCATCTCCCTTTCGACCTCAGTGGGACAAGGATAGGGGCGGAGGACAGTAATGGCAGAATTTGTGGTCTTGCAAGATTCCACAGCTTACAACATCATTCTGGGGAGAATAACCATCAACGACCTTGGCGCGGCGATCAGCACGAAACTGCTTGTAATGAAGTTTGTCGCTGATGATGGATCTATAGGATCCATCAAAGGAGACCTGGAAACGGCAGTTGCCTGCGACCACGCCAGCCTCTCCTTGAGGAAAAAGTCTAAAGAAGCATCAGGGGTTTTTCTAGCCGACCTGGACGCCAGAATGGATGACAAACCCAGACCCGAACCAGAGGGGGACCTGGAAAAATTTAAGGTCGGGGACACGGAGGAGAAGTTCACGTTCATAAATAGAAATCTCCCCCATGGATTGAAGGGACCTTTGATGGAGATGATCAGAGCCAATGACGACCTGTTCGCTTGGACACCGGCCGACATGCCGGGGATAGATCCCCAACTCATGTCGCACTGTCTGGCTGTCAAGCCGGAAGCCTAACCAGTGGCCAAAATGAGGAGGAAGATGTCACAAGAAaaggcagaggaggtggccaggcagacggccagcctcctcGAAGCGGGGTTCATCCGAGAGCTGGACTACTCGACTTGGCTATCGAACGTGGTCTTGATGAAAAAGCACAACgggaggtggagaatgtgcgtggactaCTCTGACCTCAACAAGGCATGCCCCAAGGACTGCTATCCCCTTCCCAACATCGACGCACTCGTCGACGCGGCGGCggggtaccggtatctgagcttcatggacgcttactctgggtacaatcagataccgatgcaccagcCCGACGAAGACAAAATGGCGTTCATAACGCCCGGAGGGATCTATTGCTACAAGGTGATACCGTTTGGCTTGAGAAACGCTGGCGCcacgtaccaaaggctgatgaacaagatattcagcgagctcataggcaagacagtagaagtctacgtggatgacatcctTGCGAAGACCACACGACCCGACGATCTCCTAAGCGACCTGGGGGGCGTGTTCGCGTCCCTCCGACAAaacggcatgaggctcaacccgcacAAATGCGCCTTTGCCATGGAAGCCGG is a window encoding:
- the LOC112786271 gene encoding uncharacterized protein; this translates as MGATPFYRSILEVRLPKYFDKPTDMRYDGTQDPLEHLMAFEARMNLEGVGDEVRCRAFPVTLAGPAIRWFNNLPQDSVTSFADISHAFLAQFTTRIAKAKHSINLLGVTQRPDESTRKYLDRFNDECLEIDGLTDSVASLCLTNGLLNEDFRKHLTTKPVWTMQEIQCVAKEYINDEEVSRVVPANKRQPPTPKPGTKRAEKVYQQIAEKGILSKPRPLKDRTGGNKSLYCEYHKGYGHKTQDCFDLKDALEQAIRDGKFTKFSHLIREPRRRNRDHEGEDRPRVIRQRQEPEGDDHGLTVVNVVTARNSAPRSKAAQKKDARILAVSSSSARNSRRLPSISFGPEDQWFDEILESPPMVITTRVGTGLVKRILVETGADSNIMFRNVFDALGLRDTDLVTHSTVW